In Bacillota bacterium, the genomic stretch TTAAAATGAAGAAGGGAAGGCTCCTCATATCCTGTTAAGTAACGGGTCATTACTTAAATAGCCTGACCAGCGAAGAGATGTGATGGCCTTCCCTTTTATTTTTATTTGCTTGTTACTGGCAGAGGCGGCGCCATAAGGAGCACTTCGGTAACCGGATAAGAGCGAAAATAAGGTTCTAATCTTGAATTTAATTTCTGATACAGGTTCTTGATTAATTCTAAACAGGTATTTCGCTGAAAGCGTAGGGAACAGTTATTTTTTTCGCATTCCAGTGCTAAAGTGTGATTCAGAAGAATTTCTTCTTTTTGGAGGTGGAGCCAGAACGATACCCAGCGCTTTGCTTTGGGATCCCTCCATAAAGAGACCTCAGGACAAAGAAATTGGCGACACACGGTATTGCGATGAGGGATCGGAATCCGGCACCCAATTTCTTGATTATGAAATCTGCAGTAATGGCGCGCATCTACTTCCTTAATGGCTTTTACTTTTAAGTAGTCGTCACCGATTTCAACATAAGGACTCTCAAACAGGCTTTCGAGGAAACTAATACCGTTACTATTCAAAAAGAAACCAACATCAGTAAGCAGAAATACAGGACTAATTTTACAACAACCGCGTATCCGATCCCGGGGGCACGAACTGCACATGTTACATTCAATACTGCTCCGGAGACCCGCGTTATGAAAAGTGACTTCGATTACTTCCATTAAGACCCTTCTTCCAAACCGAAGGGAAGTAGATCGTGCCTTTTCAATCGTAAAAATTTCTTGTACAATTGTCAACTAAATTTTTTTTCTCTATCTTCTTCTATTTTTTCTTCCGGGTAATAAAGGAGTCCAAGACGACAGAGAATGGGAGAACTGTACAGAGCAAGAAAAATACAAATCACACTGACCAGGGTTAAAAAATATAGCCCCAAACCGATCGCCATTCCTAAGCCTGCCGTAATCCACAGGTTAGCTGCTGTTGTTAGTCCCCGAATCGTTCCCCGATCTTTCCAAATAACTCCTGCCCCGAGAAAACCGATTCCTGTTATTATCTGTGCTGCAATCCGGCCGGGGTCCATGCGAAAACCACTTATATAAGGGAGACTTTGAAGTCCGTATGCACTGATCACCATAAAAAGGGTAGAACCAATACAAACCAGGGAGTAGGTCCGGATTCCGGCAGGTTTTTGTTGCTTCGTTCGTTCGTAACCGATAACTAACCCTACCAGAAGGGAAATCAACATTCTGATCACGATTTCCTGATAAGAAAGCATTTTCTCCCCCCCTGCTCAAAAATACTTTTAAGAAAAAACTTAACGTAAATTTAACATCAACTTAACATAAACTTAACATAAATAAATATTTCTGTCAATCAATAAAAAAGCTACCCCTTGCGGCAGCTTTCGTAAATAAAGTTTCCCGGAATTGTTAAATTACAGAATTGCTTCTATCACATCTTCGAGTTGTTTCAGGTTTCGACATTCAAATACTTGCCGGCAGTAAGGCGCATAGATTCTCATAATGCTATCCTCTGTATCCCAGG encodes the following:
- a CDS encoding MgtC/SapB family protein codes for the protein MLSYQEIVIRMLISLLVGLVIGYERTKQQKPAGIRTYSLVCIGSTLFMVISAYGLQSLPYISGFRMDPGRIAAQIITGIGFLGAGVIWKDRGTIRGLTTAANLWITAGLGMAIGLGLYFLTLVSVICIFLALYSSPILCRLGLLYYPEEKIEEDREKKFS